A window of the Microvirga terrae genome harbors these coding sequences:
- a CDS encoding TolC family outer membrane protein, protein MRVKNKHSKKTYRWLCGVMTSVFVLMGPAGASAETLEGALSRAYGNNPDLNAQRANVRATDETVAQAKSGYRPVINGTADVGRSWASVEQPSSRFSPNTTTQSALNPRGFGVEVNQTIFDGYRTQNRVRAAESSVLGSRETLNSTEQSTLLDAATAYMDVLRDTAILDLQRNNVEVIDEQLRQTQDRFNVGEVTRTDVAQAEARLAAARSEASLAEATLRNSIAVYRQVVGVEPAQLAPGRPLDRLTPRTVDAALKIGLNEHPAIKARQHAVDVAELQVKIEEGALAPQLGVVGAIDQRYDRQTGGDASLSGSVVARLTVPIYEGGQVYAATRQAKEVAGQRRLEADSVRDQVRAAVSSSWGRLEAARAQIVAAQAQIDAAETALSGVREEARVGQRTTLDVLNAQQELLNARVNLITAQRDRVVASYSLVNAMGRLNSRALGLKVNHYSPKIHYDQVKDLWVGTSTPDGR, encoded by the coding sequence GTGCGCGTGAAGAATAAGCATTCCAAGAAGACGTATCGCTGGCTCTGTGGGGTGATGACCTCGGTGTTCGTGCTGATGGGCCCGGCTGGGGCTTCGGCTGAGACCTTGGAAGGCGCTTTGTCCCGCGCTTACGGGAACAATCCGGACCTGAATGCTCAGCGTGCGAACGTCCGCGCGACGGATGAAACAGTGGCCCAGGCGAAATCCGGCTACCGACCGGTCATCAACGGAACGGCCGATGTCGGCCGCAGCTGGGCCTCGGTCGAGCAGCCCTCGTCCCGGTTTTCGCCCAATACGACGACCCAGAGCGCTCTCAACCCGCGTGGGTTCGGCGTCGAGGTTAACCAGACGATCTTCGATGGCTACCGGACCCAGAACCGGGTCCGTGCAGCGGAATCTTCGGTCCTCGGCTCCCGCGAAACCCTGAACAGCACCGAGCAGAGCACCCTGCTCGACGCCGCAACGGCCTATATGGACGTCCTGCGGGATACGGCCATTCTCGATCTGCAGCGCAACAACGTCGAAGTCATCGACGAGCAGCTGCGCCAGACCCAGGACCGCTTCAACGTCGGCGAAGTGACCCGAACCGACGTCGCCCAGGCCGAAGCCCGCCTGGCGGCCGCACGGTCCGAGGCCAGCCTGGCCGAGGCCACGCTGCGCAACAGCATTGCGGTCTACCGGCAGGTCGTGGGCGTCGAGCCCGCGCAGCTCGCGCCCGGGCGCCCCCTGGACCGGCTGACCCCGCGCACGGTCGATGCGGCTCTCAAGATCGGGCTGAACGAGCATCCTGCCATCAAGGCGCGCCAGCATGCGGTCGACGTGGCCGAACTGCAGGTCAAGATCGAGGAGGGCGCCCTTGCTCCACAGCTGGGCGTCGTCGGCGCGATCGACCAGCGCTACGACCGGCAGACGGGAGGCGATGCATCTTTGTCGGGCTCCGTGGTCGCGCGGCTTACCGTGCCGATCTATGAAGGCGGTCAGGTTTATGCCGCGACGCGTCAAGCCAAGGAAGTGGCTGGACAGCGCCGGCTCGAGGCAGATTCGGTCCGCGATCAGGTCCGTGCCGCCGTCAGTTCCTCCTGGGGACGGCTGGAGGCGGCCCGCGCCCAGATCGTCGCCGCCCAGGCTCAGATCGACGCTGCCGAGACGGCCCTGAGCGGCGTCCGCGAGGAAGCCCGCGTCGGCCAGCGTACGACCCTGGACGTGTTGAACGCACAGCAGGAACTGCTGAACGCTCGGGTCAACCTCATCACGGCCCAGCGCGACCGGGTGGTGGCCTCCTATAGCCTGGTCAACGCCATGGGACGCCTCAACTCACGGGCGCTCGGGCTCAAGGTCAATCATTACAGCCCGAAGATCCATTACGATCAGGTCAAGGATCTTTGGGTCGGCACAAGTACGCCCGACGGCCGTTGA
- a CDS encoding DUF2497 domain-containing protein produces the protein MEEILASIRRIISDDEALQSPEPEQPASSPLKNVLDIAEMHMSPLIAPGPNESVLGPWSRGEAMLDERPTDEGSEHFHDGREPRQSTLALAQIAASEAATRAAAPITLPQPATADLLLSKEASAAVSGAFDRLSVSVKPSQPQTVEDLMKEMLRPMLKAWLDDNLPSMVERLVRGEIERVTRSRS, from the coding sequence ATGGAAGAAATTCTGGCTTCCATCCGGCGCATCATCTCCGACGATGAGGCGCTGCAATCCCCCGAGCCGGAGCAGCCGGCATCCTCGCCGCTGAAGAACGTCCTCGACATTGCCGAGATGCATATGTCGCCGCTGATCGCGCCGGGCCCCAACGAGTCGGTGCTCGGCCCCTGGAGCCGCGGTGAGGCTATGCTGGACGAGCGGCCCACGGATGAGGGCTCAGAGCATTTCCACGATGGTCGCGAACCCAGGCAGTCCACCCTGGCCCTGGCCCAGATTGCGGCCTCGGAGGCTGCCACTCGGGCGGCCGCACCCATCACGCTGCCCCAGCCTGCAACCGCCGACCTTCTCCTCTCCAAGGAGGCCAGTGCCGCGGTTTCCGGTGCGTTCGACCGTCTCAGCGTTTCCGTGAAGCCAAGTCAGCCTCAGACCGTCGAGGATCTCATGAAGGAGATGCTGCGGCCCATGCTGAAGGCATGGCTCGATGACAATCTTCCTTCCATGGTCGAGCGCCTGGTGCGCGGCGAGATCGAGCGCGTAACCCGCTCCCGGAGTTAG
- a CDS encoding valine--tRNA ligase produces MMDKTFDPTSVEARISSRWEEAGAFKAGRADRQDAVPYTIVIPPPNVTGSLHMGHALNNTIQDILCRFERMRGKDVLWQPGMDHAGIATQMVVERRLAERQIQRRDLGRDEFVKRVWEWKEESGGTIVRQLKRLGASCDWSRERFTMDEGLSRAVLKVFVDLYRQGLIYKDKRLVNWDPKFQTAISDLEVQQVEVKGHLWHIRYAVEGMPDRSITVATTRPETMLGDVAVAVHPEDERYKDLVGKFAVLPLVGRRIPIVADEYSDPEKGTGAVKITPAHDFNDFEVGKRHKLPLINIFGTEAQLAVAGNDAFLEGVERTDDLNAVLALDGLDRFEARKRIVAMLEERELLVLIEPHAHTVPHGDRSNVVIEPYLTDQWYVNVKPLADRALDAVRKGQTKFVPETWEKTYFQWLENIEPWCVSRQLWWGHQIPAWYDDQGNVYVTMSEEEAKAEARAKNGRDVPLRRDEDVLDTWFSSALWPFSTLGWPDDAPELKRYYPTNTLVTGFDIIFFWVARMMMMGLHFMEEVPFDTVYIHALVRDEKGAKMSKSKGNVIDPLNVVEQYGADALRMTLTSMAAQGRDIKLSVQRVENYRNFATKIWNAARFAEMNECKRVTGFDPKSVKETLNKWALSECAKAINEVATGIQSYKFNEAAGAAYRFVWNVFCDWTLELSKPVLQGADSPAKDETRATIAYILDEICKLLHPIMPFLTEELWEVKGQEGPKRDTILALAPWSNLDHLIDPQAEAEIGWVVDLVTEIRSARSETNVPAGAQIPLVLVASSDDVRARAGRWGDIVKRLARISEISFADAAPKSSIQLLIRGEAAALPLEGVIDLDAERARLAKEIQKLDVEIGKIDAKLGNADFIKRAPEEVVEEQRERRDEAVMRKAKMEEALRRLKDA; encoded by the coding sequence ATGATGGACAAGACGTTCGATCCTACCTCCGTCGAAGCACGCATTTCCTCCCGTTGGGAGGAGGCTGGCGCTTTCAAGGCCGGCCGCGCGGATCGCCAGGACGCGGTACCCTACACGATCGTCATTCCGCCGCCCAACGTGACCGGCTCGCTCCACATGGGGCATGCCCTCAACAACACGATCCAGGATATCCTGTGCCGTTTCGAGCGCATGCGGGGCAAAGACGTGCTCTGGCAGCCCGGCATGGATCATGCGGGCATCGCCACGCAGATGGTCGTCGAGCGTCGACTGGCTGAGCGCCAGATCCAGCGTCGCGACCTCGGCCGTGACGAGTTCGTCAAGCGCGTCTGGGAGTGGAAGGAGGAATCCGGCGGCACTATCGTTCGCCAGCTCAAGCGCCTCGGCGCCTCCTGCGACTGGTCGCGCGAGCGCTTCACCATGGACGAGGGGCTGTCCCGCGCCGTGCTGAAGGTCTTCGTCGATCTCTATCGGCAGGGCTTGATCTACAAAGACAAGCGCCTCGTGAACTGGGATCCCAAGTTCCAGACCGCAATCTCGGACCTGGAGGTCCAGCAGGTCGAGGTGAAGGGTCATCTCTGGCACATCCGCTATGCCGTGGAGGGAATGCCGGATCGCTCCATCACGGTCGCCACCACGCGCCCGGAAACCATGCTCGGCGACGTGGCCGTTGCCGTTCATCCCGAGGACGAGCGCTACAAGGACCTCGTGGGCAAGTTCGCCGTCCTGCCGCTGGTCGGTCGGCGTATCCCGATCGTGGCTGACGAGTACTCCGACCCCGAGAAAGGCACCGGCGCGGTGAAGATCACGCCTGCGCACGATTTCAACGACTTCGAAGTGGGCAAGCGCCACAAGCTGCCGCTGATCAACATCTTCGGCACCGAGGCTCAGCTTGCCGTCGCCGGGAACGACGCTTTCCTGGAAGGCGTCGAGCGGACCGACGATCTGAACGCTGTGCTGGCTCTCGACGGTCTTGATCGCTTCGAGGCACGCAAGCGGATCGTCGCCATGCTGGAGGAGCGCGAGCTTCTGGTCCTGATCGAGCCGCATGCCCATACTGTGCCGCACGGCGACCGTTCCAATGTGGTGATCGAGCCCTACCTCACCGACCAGTGGTACGTGAACGTGAAACCTCTGGCCGACAGGGCGCTCGATGCCGTGCGCAAGGGCCAGACCAAGTTCGTGCCCGAAACCTGGGAAAAGACCTATTTCCAGTGGCTCGAGAACATCGAGCCCTGGTGCGTTTCGCGTCAGCTCTGGTGGGGCCACCAGATTCCGGCCTGGTATGACGATCAGGGCAATGTCTACGTCACCATGAGCGAGGAGGAGGCGAAGGCCGAGGCACGCGCAAAGAACGGCCGCGATGTGCCGCTCAGGCGCGACGAGGACGTGCTCGACACCTGGTTCTCTTCGGCCCTGTGGCCGTTCTCGACCCTGGGCTGGCCAGACGATGCACCGGAGCTGAAGCGCTACTACCCGACGAATACCCTCGTCACCGGCTTCGACATCATTTTCTTCTGGGTCGCCCGGATGATGATGATGGGCCTGCACTTCATGGAAGAGGTTCCCTTCGACACGGTCTATATTCATGCCCTCGTCCGCGACGAGAAGGGTGCGAAGATGTCGAAGTCGAAAGGCAACGTCATCGATCCGCTGAATGTGGTGGAGCAGTACGGGGCCGATGCGCTGCGCATGACGCTCACGTCCATGGCCGCGCAGGGGCGCGACATCAAGCTGTCGGTTCAGCGGGTCGAGAACTACCGCAATTTCGCGACCAAGATCTGGAACGCGGCGCGTTTCGCCGAGATGAACGAGTGCAAACGCGTTACCGGCTTCGATCCGAAGTCCGTGAAGGAGACGCTCAACAAATGGGCGCTCAGCGAGTGCGCCAAAGCAATCAATGAGGTTGCCACGGGCATCCAGAGCTACAAGTTCAACGAAGCGGCAGGTGCGGCCTACCGCTTCGTCTGGAACGTATTCTGCGACTGGACGCTCGAACTGTCCAAACCCGTGCTCCAGGGCGCGGATTCGCCCGCCAAGGACGAGACGCGCGCCACGATCGCGTACATCCTGGACGAGATCTGCAAGCTTCTCCACCCCATCATGCCGTTCCTCACGGAGGAGCTGTGGGAGGTGAAAGGGCAGGAGGGGCCGAAGCGCGACACAATTCTGGCTTTGGCTCCCTGGTCGAACCTCGATCACCTGATCGATCCGCAGGCTGAAGCCGAGATCGGCTGGGTGGTGGACCTCGTGACGGAGATCCGCTCCGCCCGTTCGGAGACGAACGTGCCGGCCGGTGCGCAGATCCCCCTGGTCCTCGTGGCGTCGTCGGACGACGTGAGGGCTCGCGCCGGGCGCTGGGGCGACATCGTCAAGCGGCTTGCCCGGATCTCCGAGATCTCGTTCGCCGACGCGGCTCCGAAGAGCTCGATCCAACTCCTCATCCGCGGTGAGGCCGCGGCTCTGCCGCTGGAGGGCGTGATCGATCTCGATGCCGAGCGCGCGCGCCTCGCCAAGGAAATCCAGAAGCTCGACGTGGAGATCGGCAAGATCGATGCAAAGCTCGGGAATGCGGATTTCATCAAGCGCGCGCCGGAGGAGGTCGTCGAAGAACAGCGCGAGCGCCGCGACGAGGCTGTGATGCGCAAGGCCAAAATGGAAGAGGCACTGAGACGTCTCAAGGACGCTTGA
- a CDS encoding Nramp family divalent metal transporter, whose protein sequence is MDQSAPVSLVQKAAWRRSSDLASLPEVNRSIAVRPGSVWRRAAAFLGPGYLVAVGYMDPGNWATSIAGGSKYGYALLSVALISNIMAIILQSLCARLAVATGRDLAQACRDAYPRPVAWILWVLAELAICATDLAEVIGTAIGLNLLFGIPLEIGVIITALDVFLILYLQNLGFRWVEAFIITLLGVIAICFGIQIAMADPDWAGVITGFAPTTEIVTNPDMLYLALGILGATVMPHNLYLHSGIVQTRAYGDTLSERREALRFATLDSTIALMFALTINASLLILAAAAFHHTGRSEIAELGEAHTLLKPILGSAIAPMLFGLSLLCCGLNSTVTATMAGQIVMEGFISFKMAPWMRRLITRGIAIIPAAGVTIAYGEGGTAKLLILSQVILSLQLPFAVIPLVTMTASRAKMGALVTPRWLTAIAGFIAAVIVALNVKLLVDFATG, encoded by the coding sequence ATGGATCAGTCCGCTCCCGTGTCCCTCGTGCAAAAGGCCGCATGGCGGCGATCGTCGGACCTTGCCTCCCTGCCGGAGGTAAACCGTTCAATCGCCGTGAGGCCGGGATCGGTATGGCGTCGCGCAGCCGCGTTCCTGGGGCCAGGCTATCTGGTGGCCGTGGGCTACATGGATCCAGGCAACTGGGCGACCTCGATCGCCGGCGGCTCGAAATACGGCTACGCCCTTCTGTCGGTGGCGCTGATCTCCAACATCATGGCGATCATCCTGCAGTCCCTTTGCGCCAGGCTGGCGGTTGCGACCGGCCGTGACCTCGCTCAGGCGTGCCGTGACGCCTATCCGAGGCCGGTCGCCTGGATCCTGTGGGTTCTGGCGGAGCTTGCCATCTGTGCAACGGATCTTGCGGAGGTGATCGGCACGGCGATCGGCCTCAATCTCCTTTTCGGAATCCCGCTCGAAATCGGCGTCATCATCACGGCGCTTGACGTATTCCTGATCCTGTATCTGCAGAATCTCGGCTTCCGATGGGTCGAGGCCTTCATCATCACGCTGCTCGGCGTGATCGCAATCTGCTTCGGGATCCAGATCGCCATGGCCGATCCGGACTGGGCGGGCGTCATCACCGGATTTGCTCCAACGACGGAAATCGTCACCAATCCCGACATGCTCTATCTCGCCCTCGGCATTCTGGGCGCCACGGTCATGCCGCACAACCTCTACCTGCATTCAGGCATCGTGCAGACCCGCGCCTACGGCGACACCCTGTCCGAGCGACGCGAGGCTCTGCGCTTCGCAACCCTCGACTCGACCATCGCGCTGATGTTCGCTCTGACCATCAATGCGTCTCTGCTCATCCTCGCCGCGGCTGCCTTCCATCACACCGGCCGCTCCGAGATCGCAGAACTCGGCGAGGCCCATACCCTGCTCAAGCCGATTCTCGGCAGTGCGATCGCGCCGATGCTCTTCGGTCTGTCGCTGCTCTGCTGCGGCCTAAATTCGACGGTGACCGCCACCATGGCAGGACAGATCGTCATGGAGGGTTTCATCAGCTTCAAGATGGCGCCCTGGATGCGCCGCCTGATCACCCGCGGCATCGCCATCATCCCCGCGGCGGGCGTTACCATCGCATACGGAGAGGGGGGCACGGCGAAACTGCTGATCCTGAGCCAGGTGATCCTGAGCCTTCAGCTTCCGTTCGCGGTCATCCCGCTCGTGACGATGACGGCCTCACGGGCCAAGATGGGCGCCCTCGTCACGCCGCGGTGGCTCACCGCGATTGCGGGCTTCATCGCCGCTGTCATCGTGGCCCTCAACGTGAAGCTCTTGGTGGATTTCGCGACCGGGTGA
- a CDS encoding acetyl-CoA carboxylase biotin carboxylase subunit, translating to MLESVLIANRGEIACRIIRTAKRLGMRTIAVYSEADAESLFVQMADEAHLIGPAPARESYLRIDKIIDVAKRTRAASIHPGYGFLSERAEFAEACAANGIVFVGPPASAIKAMGLKDAAKALVQQAGVPVVPGYHGSKQDPDFLRQKAYEIGYPVLIKAVAGGGGKGMRRVEKAADFDAALESAQREAQNAFGDPRVLVEKYILSPRHIEIQVFADGHGNVVHLFERDCSLQRRHQKVIEEAPAPGMTSEMRQAMGQAAVEAARAVGYVGAGTVEFIADGREGLRPDRFYFMEMNTRLQVEHPVTEAITGLDLVDLQFRAASGEVLPFSQDDLAIDGHAVEARLYAEDPEKEFLPSTGKLWALEFPDREGVRIDTGVEAGAEVTPYYDPMIAKVIAHGASRLEALDKLAEALGRTIVAGPKTNAAFLKRLCEAEGFRAGQFDTGFIDRNLDSLGVGPQPVDEVAVSFGASALISREIERLRMAELQKSDEPSSSWSMPDGFQLLGLRNVGVPLRVDGERVEAREVFSQEHRGASTVAFGGSDPWAVEEIDQEVDAPHGVYIIRNGRQTLVQPYDPFDVDLEHMDEGGTVKAPMHGKLIAVFVQPGDRVEKGQRLAIVEAMKMEHVLVAPSDAEVAEIAADPGAQVAEGARLIVLKTEE from the coding sequence ATGCTCGAAAGTGTCCTGATCGCCAATCGCGGCGAGATCGCGTGCCGCATCATTCGCACCGCCAAGCGCCTGGGGATGCGGACCATCGCGGTCTATTCGGAAGCCGATGCGGAATCGCTCTTCGTCCAGATGGCGGACGAGGCCCATCTGATCGGACCAGCCCCCGCGCGCGAGAGCTATCTCCGCATTGACAAAATCATTGACGTCGCCAAGCGCACCCGGGCCGCCTCCATCCATCCCGGATACGGATTCCTGTCCGAGAGGGCCGAATTTGCCGAGGCCTGTGCGGCGAACGGCATCGTGTTCGTCGGACCGCCAGCCTCCGCGATCAAGGCGATGGGGCTCAAGGACGCCGCCAAGGCGCTGGTCCAGCAGGCTGGCGTACCCGTCGTTCCGGGCTATCACGGCTCGAAGCAGGATCCGGATTTCCTGCGTCAGAAAGCATATGAGATCGGGTATCCGGTCCTGATCAAGGCGGTCGCCGGCGGCGGCGGCAAGGGGATGCGGCGTGTCGAGAAGGCGGCCGATTTCGACGCGGCGCTGGAGAGCGCCCAGCGTGAGGCACAGAATGCCTTCGGTGATCCACGGGTACTGGTGGAGAAGTACATCCTCTCGCCGCGCCACATCGAGATCCAGGTCTTTGCCGACGGGCATGGCAATGTGGTGCATCTTTTCGAGCGCGACTGCTCGCTCCAGCGCCGCCACCAGAAGGTGATCGAAGAGGCCCCGGCGCCCGGGATGACGTCGGAAATGCGCCAGGCCATGGGACAGGCAGCCGTCGAGGCCGCCCGGGCCGTCGGCTATGTAGGGGCCGGAACCGTGGAGTTCATCGCCGATGGTCGCGAGGGTCTGCGGCCCGACCGCTTTTATTTCATGGAGATGAACACCCGCCTTCAGGTGGAGCATCCGGTCACGGAAGCAATCACCGGGCTTGATCTCGTCGACCTGCAGTTTCGCGCCGCGTCGGGCGAGGTCCTGCCATTCTCGCAGGACGACCTCGCCATCGACGGCCATGCGGTCGAGGCGCGTCTGTATGCGGAGGATCCGGAAAAGGAATTCCTGCCCTCCACAGGAAAACTTTGGGCATTGGAGTTCCCGGACCGGGAGGGTGTCCGCATCGACACAGGGGTCGAGGCCGGTGCCGAGGTGACACCGTACTACGATCCCATGATTGCGAAGGTCATCGCCCATGGAGCGAGCCGCCTCGAAGCCTTGGATAAGCTGGCGGAAGCGCTCGGACGAACGATCGTGGCGGGCCCGAAGACGAATGCGGCGTTCCTGAAGCGTCTCTGCGAGGCTGAGGGCTTCAGGGCAGGCCAATTCGACACCGGGTTCATCGACCGTAACCTCGACAGCCTCGGGGTCGGGCCGCAGCCCGTCGACGAAGTTGCCGTGTCGTTCGGTGCGTCGGCGCTGATCTCCCGGGAGATCGAACGGTTGCGCATGGCCGAGCTCCAGAAGAGCGACGAGCCGTCGTCGTCGTGGTCCATGCCGGATGGTTTTCAGCTTCTCGGACTTCGCAACGTCGGCGTGCCTCTTCGGGTCGACGGGGAGCGCGTCGAAGCGCGCGAGGTGTTCAGCCAAGAGCATCGGGGTGCGAGCACCGTCGCATTCGGTGGGAGCGATCCCTGGGCGGTCGAGGAGATTGACCAGGAAGTGGACGCGCCGCACGGCGTCTACATCATCCGCAACGGACGCCAGACCCTGGTTCAGCCCTATGATCCCTTCGACGTCGATCTCGAGCACATGGATGAGGGTGGCACCGTCAAGGCGCCGATGCATGGCAAGCTCATCGCCGTCTTCGTGCAGCCTGGCGATCGGGTCGAGAAGGGACAGCGCCTCGCCATCGTGGAAGCGATGAAGATGGAGCATGTGCTGGTGGCGCCTTCGGATGCGGAGGTGGCGGAGATTGCCGCCGACCCGGGGGCACAGGTGGCCGAAGGGGCGCGCCTGATCGTGCTGAAGACGGAGGAATAG
- a CDS encoding DUF1489 family protein, with translation MALHLIKLCVGCDSITNLEEWIEENRALHRRLGREYEQTHTTRMVPKRVDELLDGGSLYWVIKGQVAARQQLLDVRPFTDADGIGRCRLVLDQAVIAVEPRPFRPFQGWRYLVTTDAPRDIDLKAGDLARMPEDMRRELAELGLL, from the coding sequence ATGGCACTTCACCTGATCAAACTCTGCGTCGGTTGTGACTCGATTACGAATCTCGAAGAGTGGATCGAGGAAAACCGTGCGCTGCACCGGCGGCTCGGGCGCGAGTACGAGCAGACGCACACGACGCGGATGGTGCCCAAGCGGGTCGACGAACTGCTGGATGGCGGTTCCCTGTACTGGGTGATCAAAGGGCAGGTCGCGGCTCGTCAGCAGCTTCTGGATGTCCGACCTTTCACGGACGCGGACGGGATTGGCCGCTGCCGTCTTGTGCTGGACCAAGCGGTGATTGCCGTCGAACCGCGTCCCTTCAGACCGTTTCAGGGCTGGCGCTATCTTGTCACTACGGACGCCCCGCGTGACATCGACCTGAAAGCCGGCGACCTCGCCAGGATGCCAGAGGACATGCGGCGCGAACTCGCTGAACTCGGGCTTCTCTAA
- a CDS encoding glutathione S-transferase N-terminal domain-containing protein, with protein MADLSSFPIATRWPAQHSDRIQLYSTPTPNGVKVSIMLEETGLPYEPHFINIGQNETWTPEFLSLNPNGKIPSIIDPDGPGGRPLALFESGAILLYLAEKTGKFLPSDPARRYETIQWVFFQMAAVGPMFGQLGFFHKFAGREIEDKRPLERYRNESKRLLGVLETRLEGRDWIMGDDYTIADISLLGWVRNLVGFYGAGELVEFDSLKRVPSWLERGLARPAVQRGLDIPKRPE; from the coding sequence ATGGCAGATCTTTCCTCATTTCCGATTGCGACCCGCTGGCCTGCCCAGCATTCCGACCGGATCCAGCTTTATTCCACACCGACGCCGAACGGGGTCAAGGTCTCGATCATGCTGGAGGAGACCGGCCTGCCGTACGAGCCTCACTTCATCAATATCGGGCAGAACGAAACCTGGACCCCCGAATTCCTGTCCCTGAACCCCAACGGCAAAATCCCTTCGATCATCGACCCCGACGGACCCGGTGGCCGGCCGCTTGCCCTGTTCGAGTCCGGTGCGATCCTCCTCTACCTGGCAGAGAAGACCGGCAAGTTCCTGCCGTCGGATCCGGCGAGGCGGTATGAAACGATCCAGTGGGTGTTCTTCCAGATGGCGGCTGTTGGGCCGATGTTCGGTCAGCTTGGCTTCTTCCATAAGTTCGCCGGCCGGGAGATCGAGGACAAGCGTCCGCTCGAACGGTATCGCAACGAATCGAAGCGCCTGCTCGGTGTCCTCGAAACGAGGCTCGAAGGGCGTGACTGGATCATGGGCGACGATTACACGATCGCCGATATCTCCCTGCTCGGCTGGGTCCGGAACCTGGTCGGGTTCTACGGCGCAGGGGAACTCGTGGAGTTCGACAGCCTGAAGCGCGTGCCATCCTGGCTCGAACGTGGCTTGGCTCGACCGGCCGTCCAGCGCGGCCTGGACATCCCCAAGCGGCCTGAATAG
- a CDS encoding DnaJ domain-containing protein: MMLLLGILAVALLWWLAKSYTLTDPKSLAKGLKAVAGIAALGAAVLLGVKGRFDMALLLGGFAAWALGWSALNLPGPWRNFQQARGRFSRIRSAMIEMEIDHATGAVEGTILVGAFAGRRLSSLDPESLRRLYDECSAHDPQGVPLLEAYFDRRFAGWRENAQGDRDTRTRTQAHSGVMTKEEAYQILGLQPGASLDEIRKAHRTLMKKLHPDQGGTAYLAARVNEAREVLSRHR; encoded by the coding sequence ATGATGCTGCTTCTTGGAATATTGGCGGTCGCACTTCTGTGGTGGCTCGCCAAGTCTTATACCCTGACCGACCCGAAGTCCTTGGCCAAGGGTCTCAAAGCCGTGGCCGGCATCGCGGCGCTCGGTGCCGCCGTGCTCCTGGGGGTCAAGGGACGCTTCGACATGGCGCTCCTCCTCGGCGGCTTCGCCGCCTGGGCTTTAGGCTGGAGCGCTCTGAATTTGCCAGGACCTTGGCGCAACTTCCAGCAGGCGCGGGGCCGTTTTTCACGAATTCGGTCAGCCATGATCGAGATGGAAATCGACCACGCCACCGGGGCCGTCGAGGGCACCATTCTGGTGGGAGCTTTTGCAGGGCGCCGGCTCTCGAGCCTCGACCCGGAGAGCCTCCGCCGTCTCTACGATGAATGCTCTGCCCACGATCCGCAGGGCGTGCCGCTCCTAGAGGCGTATTTTGATCGCCGGTTTGCCGGCTGGCGTGAAAACGCTCAGGGAGATCGTGACACGCGGACGCGCACCCAGGCGCATTCGGGCGTAATGACGAAAGAGGAAGCCTATCAAATCCTGGGCCTTCAGCCGGGTGCGAGCCTCGACGAGATCCGAAAAGCGCACCGGACGCTGATGAAGAAACTCCATCCCGACCAGGGAGGAACGGCGTACCTCGCGGCTCGCGTGAACGAGGCGAGAGAAGTGCTGAGCCGACATCGCTGA